From a region of the Fischerella sp. JS2 genome:
- a CDS encoding CPXCG motif-containing cysteine-rich protein: MQTTAEFYCAYCGEPSLTFIDLSAGGQQSYVEDCQVCCCPNILYIRVDEETLEIEIDTEYEG, translated from the coding sequence ATGCAAACTACAGCAGAGTTTTATTGTGCTTATTGTGGGGAACCAAGTCTGACTTTTATTGACTTGAGTGCAGGGGGACAGCAATCTTATGTGGAAGATTGTCAGGTTTGCTGTTGTCCCAATATTTTATATATTCGTGTCGATGAAGAGACTTTGGAAATTGAGATTGATACTGAATATGAAGGCTAA
- a CDS encoding SRPBCC family protein has product MLDYKYSSVINAPVEVVWRFHERPDVLQLLTPPWQPVQVMRREGGLGVGAVTEFRLFLGPLPLRWLARHTEYEEYHLFTDEQISGPFDYWVHRHRFETENGKTRLTDEISFSLPGGDPVEFLGGWLVNVQLEAMFRYRHHITRRECEGR; this is encoded by the coding sequence ATGCTGGACTATAAGTACTCCTCAGTGATTAATGCACCCGTAGAAGTGGTTTGGCGATTTCATGAAAGGCCAGATGTTTTGCAACTGCTTACCCCACCTTGGCAACCTGTACAAGTCATGCGTCGCGAGGGAGGGTTGGGTGTAGGTGCTGTGACGGAATTTCGGCTTTTTTTGGGGCCATTGCCTTTGCGTTGGTTGGCACGTCATACCGAATACGAAGAATATCATTTATTTACTGATGAACAAATATCTGGCCCCTTCGATTATTGGGTGCATCGGCATCGATTTGAAACGGAAAATGGTAAAACTAGGTTAACTGATGAAATTTCTTTTTCTTTACCTGGTGGAGATCCAGTCGAATTTTTGGGTGGTTGGTTGGTTAATGTGCAACTAGAAGCAATGTTTCGCTATCGCCATCACATCACGAGACGAGAGTGTGAGGGAAGATGA
- a CDS encoding CHAT domain-containing protein produces MSFRQRRLDASRWLRRISLALVSTLLVIFEFNLNPTIQIAVPLAQAKSYSNQLNAQSLVEQGQKLYEAGDYTQAVKILQQAIEAFQASGDQLGQAMAFSNLALVVKQLGQIQTSYNYITKSLEILQTHRNLQVLAQTLEIQGSLLLELGKTQQALDSWKQAVRIYTQLGNEVGRVRSSINLAQAEQTLGLYRQAQTNLEQLVDYVVKQPDSVIKITLLRSLGDVLQLVGELDKSKEVLQKSHVLAQKLRSPDQLAATLLSIGNIHRVLGNRASEQQNTLSEERLTPLHCRILNAQQSISDKASRAYQQAVQYYEQAATLSKSPVGQIQAKLNQLSVLLEMHNWSQARLLSADIQPRLTQLPMSQTAIFTQINLAQSLVCFKQATNADIPGWREIAQDFATAINQARSIGDQRSEAYALGALGALYLETKDLSNAQKLTEEAFKIAQTMQLGDIAYLWQWQLGYILKSKGDIQGAIAFYDQAYNTLQSLRNDLVALNPDIQFSFRDHVEPVYRQYVDLLLQPPPVSPGQKGGVQKNLQQARNVIEALQFTELENFFREACLQPVPKQIDEVVDKTDTTAAVIYPIILKDRLEIILKLPTQSELYHYTTNQQANEIEKNLEKLQYLLTQPDRINDVKKISGKVYNWLIQPLENKLVNTNIKTLVFVLDGSLRNIPMAVLYDQQDQKFLIQKYAIALAPGLQLIDPKPLQKRTFNALTAGVSKEREIEGRTFSPLTNVEVELKTIQSAIPKTEELLNQTFTRKNVQNQMQASPYTVVHIATHGEFSSNAEKTFILTWNQLLKVKDFDKLLRLGNSSKSRAIELLVLSACQTALGDKRATLGLAGIAVRAGARSTVATLWSVDDESTAELMKEFYHDLENPKLTKAESLRLAQLSLLKKAEIPYVWAPYVLVGNWL; encoded by the coding sequence GTGTCTTTTCGCCAACGTCGTTTGGATGCTAGCAGATGGCTAAGAAGAATCTCGCTGGCTTTAGTGAGTACACTTTTGGTTATCTTTGAGTTTAATCTCAACCCAACTATACAAATTGCTGTTCCTTTGGCTCAGGCAAAGAGTTATTCTAACCAGCTAAACGCCCAATCTTTAGTTGAACAAGGTCAAAAACTCTACGAGGCTGGAGATTACACTCAAGCAGTGAAGATTTTACAACAGGCAATAGAGGCTTTTCAAGCTAGTGGAGATCAACTAGGGCAAGCTATGGCGTTTAGCAATCTTGCTTTAGTCGTGAAGCAATTGGGACAGATACAAACTTCCTACAATTACATTACAAAAAGTCTAGAAATTCTTCAGACTCACAGGAATTTACAAGTCCTCGCCCAAACCCTGGAAATTCAGGGAAGTCTGCTATTGGAATTAGGCAAAACTCAGCAAGCTTTGGATAGTTGGAAACAAGCTGTTCGTATTTACACGCAATTAGGGAATGAAGTTGGTAGAGTTCGCAGTTCTATTAATCTTGCCCAAGCTGAACAGACTTTAGGGCTTTACCGTCAAGCCCAAACAAATTTAGAGCAACTAGTTGACTATGTTGTCAAACAACCAGATTCTGTGATTAAAATAACTCTCCTCCGCAGTCTTGGTGATGTTTTGCAATTAGTCGGTGAGTTAGATAAGTCTAAAGAAGTTTTGCAAAAAAGTCATGTTCTTGCTCAAAAATTGCGATCGCCTGACCAATTAGCAGCAACATTACTTAGTATAGGTAATATTCACCGTGTTTTAGGTAATAGAGCTAGCGAGCAGCAAAATACTCTTAGTGAAGAAAGGTTGACGCCTTTACACTGTAGAATCTTGAATGCACAGCAATCCATCTCTGATAAAGCTTCTAGGGCTTATCAACAAGCTGTGCAATATTACGAGCAGGCGGCTACTCTATCTAAATCGCCAGTTGGGCAAATTCAGGCAAAACTCAACCAATTGAGTGTATTACTAGAAATGCACAATTGGTCACAAGCACGGCTGTTATCTGCTGATATCCAACCTCGGTTAACCCAACTTCCTATGAGCCAAACAGCAATTTTTACCCAGATTAACTTGGCTCAGAGTTTAGTTTGTTTCAAACAAGCCACAAACGCAGATATACCTGGATGGCGAGAAATTGCTCAAGATTTCGCAACCGCAATCAATCAGGCTAGAAGTATTGGTGATCAACGTTCAGAGGCTTATGCTTTGGGTGCTTTAGGGGCATTATACCTAGAAACAAAAGACTTAAGTAATGCTCAAAAGCTGACTGAGGAAGCTTTCAAAATCGCTCAGACTATGCAACTAGGAGATATTGCTTATTTGTGGCAATGGCAACTAGGATACATACTCAAGAGCAAAGGTGATATCCAAGGTGCGATCGCATTCTATGACCAAGCATATAATACTCTCCAATCTCTTCGCAACGATTTAGTTGCTCTCAATCCAGATATCCAGTTTTCCTTTCGCGATCATGTCGAACCTGTCTATCGGCAATATGTGGATTTACTTTTGCAACCCCCCCCTGTTTCCCCCGGACAAAAGGGGGGAGTTCAAAAAAACTTACAGCAAGCCCGTAATGTGATTGAAGCTTTGCAGTTCACAGAATTAGAGAACTTTTTTCGGGAAGCCTGTTTGCAACCTGTGCCAAAACAGATTGATGAGGTCGTTGATAAAACTGACACTACAGCAGCAGTCATTTACCCAATTATTTTAAAAGACCGTCTTGAAATCATTCTCAAGTTACCAACACAGAGTGAGCTTTATCACTATACAACTAATCAACAGGCAAACGAAATTGAAAAAAATTTAGAAAAACTACAGTACTTGCTTACACAACCCGACCGTATTAATGACGTCAAAAAAATCTCAGGAAAAGTATATAACTGGTTGATTCAACCACTGGAAAATAAACTAGTAAACACAAATATTAAAACATTGGTATTTGTTCTGGATGGTTCTTTGCGAAACATTCCGATGGCTGTTCTTTATGATCAGCAAGACCAAAAATTTTTAATTCAAAAGTATGCTATTGCTCTAGCTCCAGGTTTGCAGTTAATTGACCCCAAACCGTTGCAAAAAAGAACATTTAATGCTTTAACTGCTGGAGTGAGCAAAGAACGTGAAATTGAAGGTCGCACCTTTTCTCCTCTGACAAATGTAGAAGTCGAATTGAAGACTATTCAGTCAGCAATTCCTAAAACTGAAGAACTTCTCAATCAGACTTTTACTAGAAAAAATGTGCAAAATCAGATGCAAGCATCACCCTACACTGTTGTTCACATCGCAACTCACGGTGAGTTTAGTTCCAATGCTGAAAAGACTTTTATTTTGACTTGGAATCAACTTTTGAAAGTCAAGGATTTTGATAAATTATTGCGCTTAGGTAACTCTAGTAAATCTCGTGCTATTGAATTACTTGTTTTGAGTGCTTGTCAAACTGCTTTAGGAGATAAACGAGCGACTTTAGGACTTGCTGGAATCGCAGTCAGAGCAGGCGCACGCAGCACAGTAGCAACTTTGTGGTCTGTTGACGATGAGTCTACAGCCGAACTGATGAAGGAATTTTATCATGATTTAGAAAATCCTAAGCTTACTAAAGCGGAGAGCCTCCGCCTTGCTCAACTCTCTTTATTAAAGAAAGCTGAAATTCCCTATGTGTGGGCCCCCTATGTTTTGGTGGGGAATTGGTTGTAG
- a CDS encoding alpha-amylase family glycosyl hydrolase: protein MTMHFQKFVINRAVLLFTIFACPVKTFAVEQPTAIFHAFNQHYSEIEKFVCKLADQGYSHIQTPPTQKSNPSPEWWARYQPVDYSVIAGRGSQDDLKKLINQAHSCNIKVIADVVFNHMANLDGNDSFENLTQFPGLSIKDFHTVPSNPGQKPCDINYSDGNRNSEINCWLGGLPDLIYTNNVKKIQKAHLKKLLDLGIDGFRFDAAKHMPADVVNEYIKYINKESQSKTWNYLEVITDSDTSAKDYNSIAAVTDFVLYNSLKNAFTFGGDLRSLRVPKAVDDPRSVTFGRNHDTIREINSSAINPYSDRSDSYLATAYVLARESGTPLVLNWDNADAAFIPYGVKFRQIMRQRGKEGKNVKENVLAAIDSPTVLLMERGSEGFFVVNKGASKFNVPALDLTLTNLEGCYRELRNNFTVAIERRNNGKKFITRWATNNRGGMEVQGRDALYFIREPFNQCQV, encoded by the coding sequence ATGACTATGCATTTCCAAAAATTCGTTATTAACCGTGCAGTTCTTCTTTTCACAATATTTGCTTGTCCTGTGAAAACGTTTGCAGTCGAACAGCCTACTGCTATATTTCATGCATTTAATCAGCACTATAGTGAAATTGAAAAGTTTGTCTGCAAACTAGCTGATCAAGGGTATTCTCATATTCAAACTCCTCCCACACAGAAATCTAATCCCAGTCCAGAGTGGTGGGCGCGTTATCAGCCTGTAGACTACAGCGTGATTGCAGGGAGAGGCTCACAAGATGATTTAAAAAAACTCATTAATCAAGCCCACAGTTGTAATATCAAAGTCATTGCTGATGTTGTTTTTAATCACATGGCTAATCTAGATGGCAATGATAGTTTTGAAAATTTAACTCAATTTCCAGGTCTTTCTATAAAAGATTTTCATACTGTGCCAAGTAATCCAGGTCAAAAACCCTGTGACATTAATTATAGTGATGGCAATAGAAATTCAGAAATTAATTGTTGGTTGGGAGGACTGCCTGACCTAATATACACAAATAATGTTAAAAAAATTCAAAAAGCCCATTTAAAGAAACTACTTGATCTAGGAATTGATGGATTTCGGTTTGATGCTGCCAAGCATATGCCAGCAGATGTCGTCAACGAGTACATCAAATACATCAACAAAGAAAGCCAAAGTAAAACATGGAATTATCTTGAGGTGATCACAGATAGTGACACGAGTGCCAAAGATTACAACTCGATTGCTGCGGTTACAGACTTTGTTCTGTACAACTCGCTGAAAAATGCATTCACTTTTGGTGGAGATCTGCGATCGCTGCGAGTTCCCAAAGCTGTCGATGATCCCCGTAGCGTTACCTTTGGCAGAAACCACGATACTATCCGCGAGATTAACTCTAGTGCGATCAACCCGTATAGCGATCGCTCTGACTCTTACCTAGCAACGGCTTATGTACTAGCTAGAGAAAGCGGTACTCCCCTAGTACTCAATTGGGATAATGCAGATGCTGCTTTTATCCCCTATGGCGTGAAGTTTCGCCAGATTATGCGTCAACGAGGAAAAGAGGGGAAAAACGTTAAAGAAAATGTTTTAGCAGCGATTGATAGTCCCACGGTGTTGCTGATGGAACGAGGTAGCGAAGGATTTTTTGTTGTCAACAAAGGAGCAAGTAAATTCAATGTACCAGCATTAGATTTAACCTTAACAAATTTAGAGGGATGTTATCGAGAACTCCGCAATAACTTTACCGTTGCTATTGAACGTCGCAATAACGGGAAAAAATTTATAACTCGTTGGGCAACCAACAATAGAGGTGGCATGGAAGTTCAAGGACGAGATGCACTCTACTTTATCCGTGAACCTTTTAATCAATGTCAGGTTTAA
- a CDS encoding 2Fe-2S iron-sulfur cluster-binding protein, which yields MAIYQVRLVNSAIGLDRMIAVPDDQYILDMAEEAGIRLPSGCKQGECSACVAKIIDGEVDQSEQKFLRSHEITAGYTITCVAYPLSDCILETHQEQVLYKNSLYFQSDASKSE from the coding sequence ATGGCAATTTATCAAGTTCGGCTGGTCAATTCTGCAATCGGTTTAGACCGTATGATCGCAGTACCTGATGATCAATATATCCTTGATATGGCAGAAGAAGCTGGTATCCGTCTACCATCTGGATGCAAACAAGGTGAATGTTCTGCCTGCGTTGCTAAGATTATTGATGGGGAAGTTGACCAAAGTGAGCAAAAGTTTTTGCGATCGCATGAAATAACGGCTGGTTACACTATCACTTGTGTTGCTTATCCTTTATCTGATTGCATATTAGAGACTCATCAGGAACAAGTTTTATATAAAAATTCGCTTTATTTTCAATCTGATGCAAGCAAGTCTGAGTAA
- a CDS encoding phage holin family protein, producing MTGNLLAALVTALSLLIVDLVVPGVNIANFPAALIAAVAIGLVNGSVKPALSFLSLPLNFLSLGAFSLIVNGICFSLAAFLVPGFSAHGLIAFILGPVVLSLASTFINRYFAERNLALTSSEEAKPKAELPSS from the coding sequence ATGACAGGAAACTTGTTAGCTGCCCTAGTCACAGCTTTAAGCTTACTAATCGTCGATTTAGTTGTTCCTGGTGTTAATATTGCTAACTTTCCAGCAGCTTTAATTGCTGCGGTAGCTATTGGTTTAGTTAATGGATCTGTTAAACCAGCTCTATCTTTCTTATCCTTACCACTGAACTTCTTATCTTTAGGAGCATTTTCACTCATTGTTAATGGTATCTGTTTCTCTCTTGCAGCATTTTTAGTGCCTGGTTTCTCGGCACATGGACTGATAGCTTTTATTCTTGGTCCTGTAGTTCTGTCTTTAGCTAGCACCTTCATCAACAGATACTTTGCTGAGAGAAATTTGGCTCTTACAAGCAGTGAAGAAGCAAAACCCAAAGCGGAGTTGCCTTCTAGCTAA
- a CDS encoding YqaE/Pmp3 family membrane protein produces MKLLRYLLGFFLPPLGIFLTYGVSTTLVINILLTLLGWLPGAIHGVWAIAKYEERLNTVS; encoded by the coding sequence ATGAAATTACTTCGTTATCTCCTTGGATTCTTTTTACCTCCTCTGGGCATTTTCTTGACATATGGAGTAAGTACGACTTTAGTCATCAACATTCTCCTTACTCTTCTTGGTTGGCTTCCTGGTGCTATTCACGGTGTATGGGCGATCGCTAAATACGAAGAAAGATTAAACACCGTATCTTAG
- a CDS encoding histidine kinase: MPNNIKEQIRTDLQQAKETGQLRAERIREIVKAAVSQVVSEFQEGSTELRSIVRDAVSVVVENLQTKGSEFKENVTASIEGALEAVNTKRHESIAKTQAQVKQLQSQLDEEENKIQQEVDGILAEIQETNNVNSPETKTAIDSAIDTIKNSDELALLRRRYAQLQAQLAIVKANLAARYGGRSEEVKSYLDDAKNWFQQARPQAEAAVAQVQQKHDQLEAKIGEAGTSLAKKERQIRIILRDLLLSAADWLKEKEPVDKVGK; this comes from the coding sequence ATGCCTAACAATATCAAAGAACAAATTAGAACAGACCTTCAACAAGCTAAAGAAACCGGACAGTTGAGGGCAGAGCGAATTCGTGAAATTGTAAAAGCGGCTGTTTCTCAAGTAGTTTCTGAATTCCAAGAAGGATCTACTGAGCTTCGTTCCATTGTTAGAGATGCGGTCTCAGTTGTAGTTGAAAACTTACAAACAAAAGGCAGCGAGTTTAAAGAAAATGTCACAGCTTCAATTGAAGGAGCGCTAGAGGCTGTAAATACTAAAAGACATGAGTCTATTGCAAAAACTCAAGCCCAAGTGAAACAGCTACAATCTCAATTAGATGAGGAAGAAAATAAAATCCAGCAAGAAGTTGATGGAATTTTAGCAGAGATCCAAGAAACTAATAATGTCAATTCTCCTGAGACTAAAACTGCTATTGACTCTGCTATAGATACTATCAAAAATAGTGACGAATTAGCTTTGCTGAGAAGAAGATATGCTCAGCTGCAAGCACAGTTAGCTATTGTCAAAGCTAATTTAGCCGCACGCTATGGTGGACGTTCTGAAGAAGTAAAAAGTTACTTAGATGATGCAAAAAACTGGTTCCAACAAGCTCGTCCCCAAGCAGAAGCAGCAGTTGCTCAAGTGCAACAAAAACATGATCAGTTAGAAGCAAAGATTGGCGAAGCAGGTACTTCACTAGCTAAAAAAGAGCGTCAAATCAGAATAATACTCAGAGATTTATTGTTATCTGCTGCTGATTGGTTAAAAGAAAAAGAACCTGTTGATAAAGTTGGTAAATAA
- the petJ gene encoding cytochrome c6 PetJ, whose translation MCGKTVIKLALLIFTLLIISFNQPALAADTTNGAKIFDVHCAGCHLNGSNIVRRGKNLKLKALKKYSMDSTEAIASIVANGKNNMSAYKDRLSEQQIQDVAAYVLQQAEKGWR comes from the coding sequence ATGTGTGGGAAAACAGTTATAAAATTAGCACTATTGATATTTACACTGTTGATAATTAGCTTTAATCAACCAGCGTTAGCCGCAGATACAACCAATGGCGCAAAAATCTTTGATGTTCATTGTGCTGGTTGTCATCTCAACGGTAGTAATATCGTCCGGCGAGGTAAAAACTTAAAGCTTAAAGCACTAAAAAAATATAGTATGGATTCAACAGAAGCGATCGCTTCCATAGTTGCCAATGGCAAAAATAATATGTCAGCCTACAAAGACCGTCTGAGTGAGCAACAAATACAAGATGTGGCCGCCTATGTTTTACAACAGGCTGAAAAAGGTTGGCGTTAA
- a CDS encoding aldo/keto reductase — MTLPTSSRLQFTPDLNICRILNGMWQVSGAHGRINPTAAIQSMFKYMDAGFTTWDLADHYGPAEDFIGEFRRQLIATRGQEALSHIQAFTKWVPRPGKMTRKIVEENINISLRRMNVTSLDLMQFHWWEYRDPNYLEALKYMAELQTEGKIKHLALTNFDTEHLQIIIDAGIKIVSNQVQFSLVDRRPEVNMIRFCQEHDIKLFTYGSVCGGLLSEKYLAQPEPGVFQLSTASLRKYKNMIDAWGGWKLFQDLLSTLKQIAEKHQVSIVNVAVRYILDKPAVGGVIVGAKLGVSEHIADNAKVFTFCLDPEDIHNIDVISNKSQDLYHLIGDCGDEYRR, encoded by the coding sequence ATGACTCTACCCACGTCAAGTCGTTTGCAATTTACTCCTGACTTAAATATCTGTCGCATCCTCAACGGGATGTGGCAGGTATCTGGCGCCCATGGACGTATTAACCCGACTGCTGCAATCCAAAGTATGTTTAAGTATATGGATGCAGGCTTTACTACTTGGGATCTAGCTGATCACTACGGCCCAGCAGAAGATTTTATTGGCGAGTTTCGACGTCAGTTAATTGCAACTCGTGGTCAAGAGGCTTTATCTCACATCCAAGCTTTTACTAAATGGGTTCCTCGTCCTGGAAAAATGACCAGAAAAATTGTTGAGGAAAACATCAATATTTCCCTCAGAAGAATGAATGTGACTTCGCTAGATTTGATGCAATTTCACTGGTGGGAATATCGAGACCCAAATTATCTCGAAGCCCTTAAATATATGGCAGAATTACAAACTGAGGGCAAAATCAAACATTTAGCTTTAACTAACTTCGATACGGAACATCTGCAAATTATTATTGATGCAGGGATCAAAATCGTTTCTAATCAGGTGCAATTTTCTTTAGTTGACCGCCGACCAGAAGTTAATATGATCCGCTTTTGTCAAGAGCATGATATAAAACTTTTTACTTACGGTAGTGTCTGCGGTGGCTTGCTATCAGAAAAATATTTGGCACAACCAGAACCTGGAGTTTTTCAACTTTCTACTGCTAGTCTAAGAAAATACAAAAACATGATCGATGCCTGGGGTGGTTGGAAGTTATTCCAAGACTTACTTTCCACTCTCAAACAAATTGCTGAGAAGCATCAAGTCAGTATTGTTAATGTGGCGGTGCGCTATATATTAGACAAGCCTGCTGTGGGTGGTGTAATTGTTGGCGCTAAGCTTGGGGTGTCGGAACACATAGCAGATAACGCCAAGGTTTTTACGTTCTGCCTTGATCCTGAAGATATACATAATATAGATGTCATATCTAACAAGTCACAAGATTTATATCACCTAATTGGAGACTGCGGTGATGAATACCGCAGGTAG
- a CDS encoding GumC family protein, whose amino-acid sequence MDNQSYQSSSSDRNQNFLPQQFSNHFPPFPLSETQGDDWNLRDFLSIVRRRALVIATVAAVVMVATVYSSLKQKLVYEGSFRILVEPLNNEKKLPELDSSKGSSPSNPSLDYESQIQVLKSPELMTNIIRRLQRDYPDVNYNYLVNSLTITRLGETKIIEVRYQSDDPTKVKTILDQIAKTYLKYSLEQRQTSLRQGLKFVREQLQVMQRRVDQLQKEQQVFRQKYDFVDPETQAQQITAQAESLSQKRQEIDQQLAVARNNLASLQGKEGTQAALNDAQLYQELLNKLRELDVQIATQSTLLQEENPTVQNLKQKRESLLPLLTQEAQRFMDTKLAEATTQLQALEVQSQELAKVEQQLEQKRKQLPVLTRQYTELQRNLQVATESLNRFLNTRETLEIQVAQAELPWQLIQAPTQPENPASVNIKRSLISGLLGGLVLGIGLALLLEKLDSTYHSAYVLKQKIKEPLLGSIPFEKHLQINQQHTSLPRILAKAIPDSLPKDISEPSAIAPQDTSSYSTEFLEALRVLHTNIQLLSSDRPIRSIVITSAVAGDGKSTVAFHLAEIACAMEQRVLLVDANLRQPVIHELANLSNFWGLSNLITTNLPVTEAIRPAPFMKQLSVLTSGPIPPDPTKLLSSEKMKRLMEDFENSYDLVIYDAPPLLGLADASLLAPHTDGILLVVRMEKTDSSVLKRALDSLKTSRMNVLGVVSNDHKQNSAY is encoded by the coding sequence ATGGATAATCAATCATATCAATCTTCAAGTTCTGACCGAAATCAGAACTTCTTGCCGCAGCAATTTAGTAATCATTTTCCGCCTTTTCCTTTATCTGAAACTCAAGGGGATGATTGGAATTTACGAGATTTTTTAAGTATTGTCAGGCGACGGGCACTAGTGATAGCCACAGTAGCAGCTGTTGTGATGGTAGCTACAGTATACTCATCCCTAAAGCAAAAACTAGTGTATGAAGGCAGTTTTCGGATATTAGTCGAACCTCTCAATAATGAGAAAAAGTTGCCAGAACTTGATTCCAGCAAAGGTTCTAGTCCATCCAACCCGAGTTTAGATTATGAGAGCCAAATACAGGTTCTCAAGAGTCCAGAACTGATGACAAATATTATCAGAAGATTACAAAGAGATTATCCAGACGTTAACTATAATTATTTAGTAAATTCTCTGACTATTACTCGTCTCGGTGAAACCAAGATTATAGAAGTTCGCTATCAGAGTGATGATCCCACTAAGGTAAAAACTATACTAGACCAAATTGCTAAGACTTACTTAAAATATAGCTTAGAACAGCGACAAACTAGTTTGCGCCAAGGTCTAAAGTTTGTCAGAGAACAACTGCAAGTGATGCAGAGGCGGGTTGATCAACTGCAAAAAGAACAGCAGGTATTTCGTCAAAAGTACGATTTTGTTGATCCAGAAACACAGGCGCAGCAAATAACTGCTCAAGCTGAGAGTTTATCTCAAAAAAGACAAGAGATTGATCAGCAGTTAGCTGTAGCTCGCAACAATTTAGCCAGCTTGCAAGGGAAAGAGGGAACCCAGGCTGCACTAAATGATGCACAATTGTATCAAGAATTACTTAATAAGTTGCGGGAATTAGATGTCCAAATAGCTACTCAGTCAACTCTTTTACAAGAGGAAAACCCTACTGTCCAAAATTTAAAACAAAAACGGGAAAGCCTGTTACCATTGTTGACTCAAGAAGCACAGCGCTTTATGGATACAAAACTGGCTGAGGCGACAACACAACTTCAGGCTTTAGAGGTGCAGAGTCAAGAACTTGCTAAGGTAGAGCAACAACTCGAACAAAAGCGCAAGCAATTACCTGTTTTAACAAGACAATATACTGAATTACAACGGAACTTACAGGTTGCAACTGAAAGTTTGAATCGTTTTCTCAACACCCGTGAAACTCTAGAAATTCAGGTAGCACAAGCTGAGTTGCCTTGGCAATTAATTCAAGCGCCTACTCAGCCAGAAAATCCTGCGTCAGTAAACATCAAACGTAGTTTAATATCGGGATTGTTGGGTGGTTTGGTCTTAGGAATTGGTCTGGCTTTACTACTAGAGAAATTGGACAGTACTTATCATAGTGCTTATGTTCTCAAGCAAAAGATTAAAGAGCCTTTGCTAGGATCTATACCTTTTGAGAAACATCTACAAATCAATCAACAGCATACTTCTTTACCAAGAATTTTGGCAAAGGCAATACCAGATTCCTTACCAAAAGATATCTCTGAACCTAGTGCGATCGCTCCTCAAGATACTAGTAGCTACAGCACAGAGTTCTTAGAAGCTTTACGCGTACTGCATACAAATATTCAACTACTTAGTAGCGATCGCCCAATTAGATCTATAGTTATTACTTCAGCTGTTGCAGGAGATGGCAAATCTACAGTTGCATTCCACTTGGCCGAGATCGCCTGTGCAATGGAACAGCGAGTTTTACTTGTAGATGCTAATTTACGCCAACCCGTGATTCACGAGCTAGCCAATTTAAGTAACTTCTGGGGGTTGAGTAATTTAATTACTACCAACTTACCAGTGACAGAAGCAATTCGACCAGCACCGTTTATGAAGCAACTTTCTGTACTGACTTCTGGGCCAATACCGCCTGATCCAACAAAGTTGCTCTCATCAGAAAAGATGAAACGATTGATGGAAGACTTTGAAAATAGCTATGACTTAGTAATTTATGATGCTCCGCCTTTACTTGGACTAGCTGATGCTAGTTTATTGGCACCTCATACAGATGGCATTTTGTTAGTAGTGAGGATGGAAAAAACAGACTCTTCAGTACTAAAGCGAGCATTAGATAGTTTGAAAACGTCCCGCATGAACGTTTTAGGTGTCGTTAGCAACGATCATAAGCAAAACTCAGCCTATTAA